The following DNA comes from Thermococcus piezophilus.
GTATGCTCGTCAAGGAGGGCCAGATAACTGACATTCACGAGATATTCCGCAAGGGCTACCAGATTAAGGAGCCCGAGATAGTTGACGTGCTCCTTCCTGAGGTTAACCTCAGGGAGAACCAGGAAGTGCTCGACATAGCTCTGACGGTTAGGATGACCGACAGCGGTAGGAGGATTCGCTTCCGCGTTCTTGCCGCTGTGGGCAACAGGGACGGCTACGTCGGCCTTGGAATCGGCCACGGCAAGGAGGTTGGAATAGCCATCAGGAAGGCCATCAACTACGCCAAGATGAACATCATTGAGACAAAGCGCGGCTGTGGAAGCTGGGAGTGCAGGTGCAGGAGGCCACACTCAATTCCGTTCGCCGTCGAGGGCAAGGAGGGAAGCGTCCGCGTCAAGCTCATGCCTGGACCGCGTGGCCTTGGACTGGTCATCGGTGACGTTGGCAAGAAGATACTCAGTCTCGCTGGTGTTCAGG
Coding sequences within:
- the rpsE gene encoding 30S ribosomal protein S5; the encoded protein is MSDPREIAQRVLEEWQPRTKLGMLVKEGQITDIHEIFRKGYQIKEPEIVDVLLPEVNLRENQEVLDIALTVRMTDSGRRIRFRVLAAVGNRDGYVGLGIGHGKEVGIAIRKAINYAKMNIIETKRGCGSWECRCRRPHSIPFAVEGKEGSVRVKLMPGPRGLGLVIGDVGKKILSLAGVQDVWSQTLGETRTTVNFAKAVFNALYNTNRVAIKPEMVEKYGIVVGREMAANFELK